In Diabrotica undecimpunctata isolate CICGRU chromosome 9, icDiaUnde3, whole genome shotgun sequence, the DNA window gggtcacataaccagaggagaaaaatatgagctgctgagaattattatgcaaggaaggatccaaggaagaagcataggaagaagacgcatctcctggctgaagaaccttagagaatggtttaactgtagtttactacaacttttcagagcagcagccaacaaagtgaccatagccattatgatatccaacctccgataagagaaggaactttaagaagaagaacgatTTCACTGGTAATCTATTAGGAATAAATAAGATAAACATACTATTAAAATATAACTATATTTAACCTTAAAAGAGTACAGCGTTCACAGAACGTTAATTTTTCCATTTTAATCCAAATCTCCACAAGCGGACACAGCAACTAGTTCAGCAGGACATTTCACTTCTTGGAAGCTAACTTTAGGATTGTCGACTCCTTCCAAAAACTGAAACCTAAATCTGCATCCAGGTTGCAAGACTTCTGGTAATATAGAGCATTCTTCAATGGTCGAAACACCTCCGTATCTTCTACCCCAACCATCTTCACCAGTTCCCCATTGTGTCATGCATCCAAGATTGAAGATGCCGACACCACCTCCGGGGATTTGGAGATCGAATTGGTTTTCACCCAAGTCCGATCCTACGATACAAAATAAATGGTTAGTGTGAACATCGGTAAAAATCTTATCTCAACAATATAATTCTTGagataaatttttctttattgtaatctgAATGATTATTTATAGTGTTATAGAATATTAGAGTTTATTAGTTACATAATATTTTCTAAAGTTACGGGTAATATGtcatatgtatgtatgtatagtgttaacaggccttttaggcccatccATTTtaggatggataatttccatcgttttccgTTCTTAGttatcagcttccaatctctgattcccatctctctgacatcttccatcattacctctttctatttctttcttggtcATCCTCTCTTTTTTTTGGTCTCAGGTACTCTCTAAACAATATTCTTGagtagtctattaccttgcatatTTTCTAGATGTCCGAGCAATTCTAGTCTACCTTTTTTTCACAAGTTTTGTTGTTTTAGAGTTAGCATACGGATGGTACACTtttgcattagttcgtcttctccattctccctctactacttttccaccaaacattctacGAAGCAACTTTCTTTCCCATACTTCCAATCTTTTCCGTATGGTTTTGTTAATAGTTCATGTCTCGGCAGTGTACAGCATTGTGGGTCCAATTATAGTTTTGTATGCTCTTATTTTTATATTCCACTTCTCtaagatatatctttggcctttaTTATTTTGCTCACAGCTCCAGCAcatctgttgctcttggtcagtctcaggttgatttcagtttcttccttacatgccTGATCCaacttctcgaattctacaactgatccaccCTCCATGTTTAATTTAAAGGAGCCCCTGGTGTTTATTCCGTTTTGCTCGAGATTTCCATGTActtggatttattaatattaattttcagtcctattttagagctttcctgaatcagtctttttgctatatttgccagttcttttccatttcctGTAATGAGacccacatcatcagcgtatgctatgCATTAGTGCTCTTTATATAAAATAGTGCCTGACCAATTTATCCCACTAACCCTTTCAATGTTTTTCTATAACTATCTTGAATAGCAATGcagacaacgggtctccttggccaACACCTTTTTCACTTTGAATTTATTTAAGACTGTACTTTTGCATTTCACAGCACAACTGGTTTGTCTAATtttcatttttaccaatcttactattttttctggcacttggaattcttttagcacTTCTATTTTGTTTCTATCTATTGTATTAtaggcggctttgtaatcaaCGAAAAGTACTTATGCtaaaatgttgtattcatagcaattgattaggatttgttttagcataatcATTTGATCGGATGTAGATCTTCTCTTttgaaatcctccctggtattctcctaggtTATTCTctacataatatatttatattcgttttttaattagtatggcgagcatTTCATATATTACCTCTAACAAAGATATTCCtatatagtttttttaatatattttattatctctttaatttcttctcttgtgggcattgatatttcttctattattatttgaggtttaagaatattataattttcttcagtagtcactccgtcatttagcatctcttcgaaatattctttccacctttcacatatttggtcttcgttCACTATCAGGtatccttgcttatcttttacattcatcgttcttccctgatacccagttttaatgtatttgacctctttgtaaaatttttttatttcatttttcttgtaattttctttaaTAGGTTTTACTTTATCATCCATATACTTTCTTTCCCGCGCCCTTgggattttctttactttttttcgttatTCGGCATACTTTTTTagaactttttaatctcaaatctgatctttttcttTTAACTCTGTTCTACATTCGTCTTTGAACCAGTGTTTTTTCTTAATCttttgttcttggtatgttcttcgacgttgcttcctttatagtgtttgtaattttcaagaacttttgttgtatgttactcacagtaatagtatcttgtttggcgtaggtgtcttgtatatccttttgataatcctgcactacctcaaattttcgcagtttttttaaattaaatttacgttgcactttctttttcattttttatgctttttaattaatatcatataaagaaacaaaaacgcagcaaaaaattaattattttatagatGAATAAATTGATCACCCGATCATAGTTGAATAATTAAATTCGCTAAGTGATTATGTTGAATTCAAGATACTATACATGAGACTAAAGATcatataataaagaaaatatatgttgatttatAAGCAAAATAAAATGTCAAACAGGATAAACTTAGTACAATAGTTTAATAAACTTTTGTATGCGAAAAAGTTGATAACTTTGCTCTCCCATTTAACTGTAAATTTGAATTTTGCCTTGACACATGAGATAATCAAATGTAGTTGCTGTAAATGTTATACTTACCAGTGTTAACAATTTGAACCAACATTTGTTTGCCAGCTAACTGGTCCTTGAAAGACAACAAAATACAGTGGCAACATTTGGACGTGTCTACACCACCTTGGAAAGAAACAGCTGACCAACCGAATGCCAAGGTGTCGTTTATGACGTAAGGTTGTTGGTTACTGAAAGTAAACATTTATGTACTGAATATTCCATTATGCTGaaagatattttatatttgttttcccatATCTGCTTCGTTATTTATATTAGGAAAACGTTCTAAAGCGTATATGGCAATTTATTTATGAAAACAACAAAGATTCAGGGAAATGCTGCTCTCGGTAGTGCATTTAGCAGAGTAGGTGGTATCTTAAATTGGATCAAATTTCCAGGGACAACCAAACCGCTGAAATGTAAAGAAGTATCACTTAAGCAACATGCCAAATTGACAAATAAGACGTTCGACCAATGTGTACTTCCAGTCATGACTTACCGAAAGTCTTTCCTTAGCTCAGGTTACAGAAACCAAACTTAGAGTAGTTcaaagaagaatggagcggtTTTTACTTCTCGATTCTCAGAGACAAGGTTAAAAACAAGGAAATAAGGACAGGCATAGAATGGCTAAAATAGAATTGGGCGGACCATGTGGCCAGAATAAATAACGTACAGTGGATTCAAAAAATTACAATGTCAAGACCACGAGCAAACAGAATGTCACAGGTAGACCAGTTACTcgatggacagacgacgtcaaaagaatcgctgtGAATTGTCTGCAGGAATATTAAGATTGACGAACTGGAACTAATTAGTAAAGGCTGGATAatgaatttgttttttgttttgtttctggaGAGTCCCATATTTTCTTCTGGTATAATATAAAAGTGATAAAAGAATGCACATCTATTCTACAGATCGTAAAGAAACTTGAAGAATGCATAGACTTAAGAGTTTTATAGATTTACAAATACTATTTACTTGCACGTATAAGCGACTCCTCCTTGTTCACATCCTGATTGAGCGTTGTTGTCTCTAGTACTATTAGTAACGCCATCGATTTGGCAGGTCTGGTCAGGAATGCCGTTCTTAGTTGTGATAAAACCATAGTAGGCACACGAGGGAGCACAACAATCCCAGTAACGGGTGGTAATACCATCCCCACTCATACCGCCAGGAATGGGCACGATATCAGGAGAGCGGCCAAAAGAGGCAGCAGAAActgaaacaaaaattattatttattccaACAAATATATTTTCTTACGATATGATacattagaaaattaaaaaagcttgtggtccagatgatacaccaactgagttgctgaaactaatagaggatgataacataaaagtagtagtaagaccttttaatttaatatataacaccggagtaattcccacagattggctaaatccatctttgtcgcaacacctaaaaaacacaatgagagaaaatgctcagaattcgattaattagcctaatgagccacactcttaaaatttttctaCGAATCCTTCATatagaattagacgcaaatgggAAGTAGATCTTGAAGATACCCATTGgattggttttagaaatgctatgggagccagagaggcactttttgcgcttaacatcccattacaaaaatgccgtgaccaaagacaagatgtatttgcatgtttcgtggactttgaagaggcattcgataaagtacaacatgtaaaattaatgcaaatactaaaaaatatcaaaatagctacAGTACAACAAACAAGATACGTGTAATCTTATGTTATATGAACAACTGAAGAGGATGTTACAAAGTAAAATGGTAAAGATATTGACATGAAATTTCCAAGAaccaaataaattattacaaaaatacaaTTATAGGTAGTCCCCGTTATATATacgtaatataaaattatacctAGTATTACCTAATAAATTACgtaaaaacataataataatgGTGTTCTTACCATATCCCAAAAAGGCAATAACAACAAATAATTTCATCTTGAAGTTTGTTTGTGTGACTTAAAGATTAGCTTGTAAATGCtcttttatacatatttttatctaaaatattaaGATAATTGATTGACGGTAGCTTGCAGCCACTcaagataaatattatttatgacCTGATTTTAGTACTTACTTTTGACTATTCTTAAGTATTTACATGTATTAATAATATGCATATTTAGATAGTGCGCAAATATCCTTGATATTGAACAGTTATGAcgataatttataaatattttctctATATATTAACAATTTAACTACAACGGTACGCATGGCGAAGAAAAAAATCTTCGGTACGACGTAGAGACACAATAATTGATAAAGcattggagtcaacataaatggaaAGTTTCTGAACAACTTGAGGTTTACAGACAGAGTTCTTGTTGCAGACCGGgtagatttaaaagaaacttttCCAAAACACAATACATGACCAACCTTGTACTGGCCAAAAACATTTAAGCTACGTAATGGAAACAAGTTGAACAAGTGTATGCATAGGTATCTATAAGTGTATACATAGGCACCTACGGTAAGTATCTGTGCTACGAGATTAAATTAATAAGAGACAATCAAACAGTAGAGTTAAATAAGACTAAGATGGGAAATACGGGAAAATAAGACTAACATGGGTAGCATACGGAAAATTGAGGAAagtttagatcagatattccaatgttctttaaaataaaagtcttTAATTAATGTATACTCCCAGTTTATACGTATGGATCAGAAACATTGACTTTTTCCAGAAAAGTAATTACGTAATAGTACTTAAGGTAcaagacctgaagatgcatagcaaattatattACGCTAAACTGGtagttggtggtagaataaatttattgtatgtaagttttattcttatttctttttacccaTTGGAAATAGACTAACaggcaacatattcaagattATTTATAAACCTTTAAACCGAAATGAGAGCAAATCTTAGTATATTAAAGATTAATGGGAGACCCATGAGAGACACAAAATGGAAGCTGGACAAATTCTGGGAGAATTTGTCCAGCTTCCATTTTGTGTCTCAGATACCAAAAAATACCAAAACTGTTATCCAGGTTATCCTGGAGGATAAAAATTGTGATTCTTCAAAACTTGGCTGCTTATAATCCACTGAAAACCATATCAGCTTATTTAGCCATCAGACACTCTTATCAAACCCCTTTTATAGTAGTGGCTCGGGATGATCCAGATACCTGGTTCGGAATGCAGGCCGCGCCGTAAAGAAATTTATGACACAACTTggactgaaacttgcggcaggaaaaaccgaagccatcattctgaaggggaaaaGGAACACGCAAAGTgttgaattaaaatgtgcgggagtatgtctaacacccaagaaacaagtaaagtacctagtagtgacattgcaccagaatagAAAATGGGGGCAGCACGTACGGGAGGTGGTCCGAAAGGCTGCAAATAGTACGGCTTTgggttggggagggtgatgcctaACATTTGGGGACCCAAATCCgtaaggaggagggtcttacacggtgttgtacagtcgatcgtcctctacgcggcaccagtctggagcgaggcggtagagataatgGCCTATAGGAGgctatgagagaagaggcccaaaccttactgtggccgagagaagacaggaaaagAAAAAGTCAATTGAAAGATGACAAGTAGAATAGAACAACatggaggatgtggcacagtggacaaaAATGTTGATCCCAAACATTCCGAAGAGATTGGCTGGACTGTGGCCCCACAGGCGACtcgattatttcctgacgcaggtgctcacaaaacacgggtgttttagggcctacctctctaggttcggaagtgctgatacagatgaatgcccaTACTGTGGACACTCGGATACTgtaacacatacgatgttagtgtgcagcagatggatagtagaaaagaacagaatggaaagagagacaggtgtgaattttgttacattGAGAGAAATGATGAGAGaataattgaaaataaatcaggttggactaacatacacaactatatccgtgcagtgatcaagaaaaaaaaaaaggaagaaagaCAACTGGATCAACAACAAAGGTAAagtgaaagatgctggaagttgaagctagaaaagtgagtcagactgtatgagttagaatgcgtgaatcaaactgtggggaaggaggaaaggcctgtctgggaatgatgccgtactaggagcgatgagtgtcttctacgcgctacctggaacgagacagggagcctcttTTCtgatgaatgaataaaggtagtgcttcgggAGTGATGCTGGTCTTACAGCcaccattccgcttccggatcgctggatgacagaggagggtctggtttagcaagTAGGCGTTCGGTGTAAATTCGGCGACGAGAGTGCATTTTAAAGGTCGAATCCtacactaaggtcagtcaggcggcgtcctggactaagatgtcttttgaagattccagaccccccatttataaagacgaaaaaaaaccCTTTTACAGGATACAGCAACAAACAGGTGATTAACCCACTCTACAAAGATTGCCACATAGCATTTTGAGCTCCAATCACCTTCTTCTGACTACACATATGGAATTAAGCGCAAACTTTGCCGGTTTTTCCAAAACTTTATGAAAACGAAATTCATCGAAATCTCGATGATTTAATTTGGGCTGAAACCAAGagcaattataattattataaacagactcgaAACTGTT includes these proteins:
- the LOC140451353 gene encoding endoglucanase-like; its protein translation is MKLFVVIAFLGYVSAASFGRSPDIVPIPGGMSGDGITTRYWDCCAPSCAYYGFITTKNGIPDQTCQIDGVTNSTRDNNAQSGCEQGGVAYTCNNQQPYVINDTLAFGWSAVSFQGGVDTSKCCHCILLSFKDQLAGKQMLVQIVNTGSDLGENQFDLQIPGGGVGIFNLGCMTQWGTGEDGWGRRYGGVSTIEECSILPEVLQPGCRFRFQFLEGVDNPKVSFQEVKCPAELVAVSACGDLD